GTTTTATCACATTTTTCATTTAAATCTTTTAAAATCTCTAAAATATCATTCTGATTTCCTATATCCAAATGCGATGTAGGCTCATCAAAAACAATAATATCAGTTTCCTGGACTAAAACTTGAGCTATTAAAACTATTTGCTTTTCTCCTCCCGAAAGTTCGTTGATATTTTTCTCTGCAAAGTTTTTTATACACAAAAAGTTCATAACTTTTTTTATTGCAGCATAATCGTCATCTGACGGAATTTTAAACATATTCATATAAGGATATCTTCCAAACATAATAAATTCAGAGACGGTAAAAGATAATGAAGTATCTATGTGTTGAGGTAAAAAAGAAATTGTTTTTGCAAATTCTTTTCTTGAAAAAGAATTTATATTTCTACCATCTATAAACACATTTCCGGAATATGGTTTAATTAAATTACAAAGAACTCTTAATAAGGTGCTTTTGCCCGTACCGTTTTTTCCGATTATACCGAAAAAATCTTTTTTATCTATATCGCATGAAATATTTTTTAAAATTTCTTTATTTAAGTAGCCTGCTGAAATATTTTCTATTCTTATCACAATATTTGAGTCCTTTTCAAACTTGCCGTTTAGTTTGCGGTCAATACCGCTCTTTTTATTTTCTATCCGGTTTTAGAAGTAAACAAATAAAGAATAACCCGCCTATTATGCTTGTAATTACGCCGACGGGGATTAACACTGGCGAAAACAACATTCTGCTTAAAGTATCGCAAAGCGGTAAAAAAAACGCTCCGGCAAAAGCTGAAGCCGGTATCAAAATTACATTATTAGTCCCTGTAATTTTTCTCATTATATGCGGTATCATTAAACCGACAAAACCTATAACACCGCAAATTGAAACTGTTGCCGCCGTAACAAAGGATGCCGTAAGAAATAAAAACTTTATATTTCTTTCAATATTTATACCGAAAGTTTTTGACTTTTCACCGCCCAAAGACACAGCGTTGATAATATTTCCCGATAAAGACAAAATTATTATGCTTATAAGCACAACAACAGTAATAAACGGAAGCAATCTCTCATCAAAAGACGAAAAATTTCCCATAAGCCATAAAAAAGCAGTCTGCACACTGTTTTCAGTCGATAACGCAAACATAAGCATTACAGCAGATGAAAAAATATAACTCACAACTATGCCTGATAAAATCATTGCATTGGAATTAAATCTCTTCTGCATACTCAGTAAATACACAACCGATACTGAAACTATCATACCGGCAAAAGCGCAAAAAGGAATAAAAAAACTCCTTATAGCTGCAAGACCGGAAATAAAAGCTACCGATGTGCCCAAAGACGCTCCACCTGAAATGCCTAAAGTAAAGGGATCTGCCAGCGGATTTTTTAATATTGCCTGAAACACACAACCGCTTATAGCAAGCCCCGCGCCTACCATACAAGCCATAAAAATTCTCGGGAGACGTATCTGTTTTATCATTACGACAACATTCCCATCTGCGCCCTCAAATAATGCCTTTACAACATCAACAAATGATATTCCGTCTAAACCGATTGTTAAAGAAAATAAAAACACTACAAGAACCGATACCGGCATTAATATATAAACAAACAAAAACTTCTTATTTGCCATTAAAAGACATCCTCATAAATAACTTTTGCAAGTATTGCCACCCCTTTTACAAATGTCAGCGGCGTAGGCGTAAATATGTCACCGGCATAAATCATAATAACTTTACTATTTCTTACGGCTTTTATCATTTTATATTTGTTCCAGTTTCTTATTTCTTCACTGTTGATATCTACACCAGCATTTACAAGCACTATAATATCAGGGTTACGTTTAATAATATCTTCAATATTAACAGCAAGATATCGCATATCAGCATCTTTATACAAATTTACGGTTTTAGTATAGTAATTGTAATCGTTTACAAAACTCTGTTTCCCTGCCGTGTACAATGGTCTTGCTCCTATTTCCCAAAATACTTTTAACCTGTTAAGAGCATTTATTTTACCATAAACTTCTTCTATCGAATGCTTTGCAGCATTTATTATTTTTTCTGCTTCTTTTTTTCTGTCAAGTTTTTTTGCCAGATTATAATAATTAACGCATATCTCGTTAAAATTTTTTGCTGTTTCCACAACGTACACTTCAAAACCGAAACGCTTAAGTTGTTCAACCACCGCTTTACTGTTTCCTTCTTTAGTCGAAATAATTAAATCGGGATTAAGTAAAGCTATTTTTTCTATATCAGGTTCTAAAAGCGTACCTATAATTTCTTTTTCAGTCATTCCTTTAGAGCAATAAATTGTTATGCCTTTAACAAATTGTTCAACTCCGAGTTCATAGAGGCTTTCTGTAATTGACGGCGCCAGAGAAATAATACGCCTATATTCTTCAGTACAAGCAATATCTGCAAATAAAAATAGAAATGCGATAATATAAACAATTATTCTCATAAACAGTATACAACCAATCCCAGATATAATCCACTTAATTTTAAATATGTTTTTTTGTCGTTTCTGCATATTTAATGTCACAATAAGTAAGCGGCATTTCAAACTAACATATTAATATTCTATACCTCTTTGCGACTGTACTCCCTTTTTATAAGGGTGCTTAATCTCTTTCATTTCAGTAACTAAATCCGCAATATCAATCAACGACTGCGGAGCACCTCTGCCAGTTACTATTACATTTGATTTCTGTGATAACCGTTTTATAATATCAATAAATTCATTTTCATCAATGAATTTATCCCTTAATGCGATGTTAAATTCTTCCAAAACAATTAAATCATACTTTTCAGGAACATCGGCAAGGTCTCTCAATTTTTTCACAGCGGAACGGCATTGACTTACAACTTTATCAAGATTAACACCTTTAATACAGTCCGGATGTTCTTTTGCGAAGGGGAAAAAATCTAAATTGTCTAATTTAACTAAAATTTTCTGTTCTCCGTAAAAATTCTCGCCTTTAAACAATTGTATAAGGCAAACTCTAAATTCATACCCTAAAGAACGAATTATCTGCCCTACAGCAGAAGTTGTTTTTCCTTTGCCATTACCTGTATTTAAAATTATCATGAATACCCTCTTGATAAAATGTCCACTGTTTATGTGCAGTAAACAAGTTAATAATAGCTATGAATAAATCATTAAGTCGTACAGAAAGAACTAATCATGGTTATAGGACAAATATATTATTAGTCGTCTTATAAGTGGAATAAGACAGGGGGGGGTATAGGTTTTTTAACTTGCCTTTCAACTTATCGTACTTCTTTACTCTCTGCTAAAGCTTCAATTCCTGTTTTTCAATCCGCTCTGTCAGACTGGGATTTATTTTCATTGGCGGTTCTCAAGTTTTATGTCTACACTTTAAGGCTTTTTATAGTCTCAGTTTCTTCGTTAATTGTTTCCGTCTGCTTGGTTTATCTGATTTTCCTGCTGCGCTTAAGACAGTCCTTCACTGGCTTGTAAAATAAAAACGACATACTGCAAATAAAGATAATAGCTGTGTTTTCTGCTTCGTTTATATTTTATTCATCATCCTTGCTTTTATACTAAAATTATACTTGTTTGCACACATTATTTATATATCCGCATCATTTTATACTTAGAGTCACTGTAGTTTCATTTTCTTTTGCGGCGGTTTCCTTTGTTTAAGCATCATCTATATATATGTTACAAATGAGCCCTCAACTTCTCGGGTTATTTCAATTTTTCTTTTTCTTCCTTTGTCTCCTTTTTTCATGCGTATACCCTAACTTTTTTAGCATTTATAACTTATCCGCAACAACGGGCAGTTTTTTATTGATAAGTTTGCAAGCAGATTGATATATTTTTTTTGTATATTTTATAATTATTGCGTATATTCTAACACATTATTCCCCGGCGGATTATCTTTTTCATCCGTATAATCTAGACCTTGATTTTAATTTTATGTTACAAATTCAAATAATACAAGTAATAGCAGTCATATAAAAGACCTTGTTTGACACCCAAAAGACAAAAGATAAATATTGAATTATTAAATGTATTTTGTCAAGTTTTCCTATAATACAAACAAAAAAGGAGAATAACAGCTTATTAACTTTTTTGAGTTCAATTTGACATTTATTATAATTGTTATAAATAGTGTTGTTGTATATAGAGCATCTATTAGCAAAACATATGTGAATTTCTATACAGGGCAATGAAAACGAAAAAAATTAGCTTTAGTAGTTATGTCGCGTGTTGTTTTATTGCGTTTATTCATTTAAATTCGATTGTGAAAGGGCTAAACAGAGATGTAAATACTACAGAGCATACTATTAACCAGACAAGAGAGGGGTGGGGGGGGGGTAACTCTGGTCAGAGTTGGGAAATATCCCTTGCAGGGGATGGTCAGGCTATGGTCCTGCTTATCTTGATTGCAGAGACAAAGCAACATATAAACAATTAAAAAATGCAACTTCTTGCTTTTTTCGAGGTTTTCAAATTTCCCCACTTACATATAGAGCATAGCTTGATGTAAGTCGTCTTTATAAGCTAAAATACTGCCTGTAGAAAAAACGAGAAACAATAAAAACTTACTTAGCAACTTTTGCTAATTTAGGTGTATCTTTAAACAGTTCTGCTACAGCGCCGATTGAAGCGGTAACTCCGGATGTTTCTAAAGGCATGAAAATTTTTGTCGCCTGCCCGTCGGCAACCTTACCAAGCGCTTCAAGGTATTTGATAGCAATAAGATCATTAGTCGGCTTGCCTTCGT
This genomic interval from Candidatus Endomicrobiellum trichonymphae contains the following:
- a CDS encoding ABC transporter ATP-binding protein translates to MIRIENISAGYLNKEILKNISCDIDKKDFFGIIGKNGTGKSTLLRVLCNLIKPYSGNVFIDGRNINSFSRKEFAKTISFLPQHIDTSLSFTVSEFIMFGRYPYMNMFKIPSDDDYAAIKKVMNFLCIKNFAEKNINELSGGEKQIVLIAQVLVQETDIIVFDEPTSHLDIGNQNDILEILKDLNEKCDKTIILSLHDLNAAGEFCSKLVLIENGSVCRQGTAEEVLNYRDIERVYNTTVVVKTNPISNRPYVIPVSKTGKR
- a CDS encoding FecCD family ABC transporter permease, giving the protein MANKKFLFVYILMPVSVLVVFLFSLTIGLDGISFVDVVKALFEGADGNVVVMIKQIRLPRIFMACMVGAGLAISGCVFQAILKNPLADPFTLGISGGASLGTSVAFISGLAAIRSFFIPFCAFAGMIVSVSVVYLLSMQKRFNSNAMILSGIVVSYIFSSAVMLMFALSTENSVQTAFLWLMGNFSSFDERLLPFITVVVLISIIILSLSGNIINAVSLGGEKSKTFGINIERNIKFLFLTASFVTAATVSICGVIGFVGLMIPHIMRKITGTNNVILIPASAFAGAFFLPLCDTLSRMLFSPVLIPVGVITSIIGGLFFICLLLKPDRK
- a CDS encoding ABC transporter substrate-binding protein, which translates into the protein MRIIVYIIAFLFLFADIACTEEYRRIISLAPSITESLYELGVEQFVKGITIYCSKGMTEKEIIGTLLEPDIEKIALLNPDLIISTKEGNSKAVVEQLKRFGFEVYVVETAKNFNEICVNYYNLAKKLDRKKEAEKIINAAKHSIEEVYGKINALNRLKVFWEIGARPLYTAGKQSFVNDYNYYTKTVNLYKDADMRYLAVNIEDIIKRNPDIIVLVNAGVDINSEEIRNWNKYKMIKAVRNSKVIMIYAGDIFTPTPLTFVKGVAILAKVIYEDVF
- a CDS encoding cob(I)yrinic acid a,c-diamide adenosyltransferase — protein: MIILNTGNGKGKTTSAVGQIIRSLGYEFRVCLIQLFKGENFYGEQKILVKLDNLDFFPFAKEHPDCIKGVNLDKVVSQCRSAVKKLRDLADVPEKYDLIVLEEFNIALRDKFIDENEFIDIIKRLSQKSNVIVTGRGAPQSLIDIADLVTEMKEIKHPYKKGVQSQRGIEY